Proteins from a single region of Apium graveolens cultivar Ventura chromosome 7, ASM990537v1, whole genome shotgun sequence:
- the LOC141672124 gene encoding palmitoyl-[acyl-carrier-protein] 4-desaturase, chloroplastic-like encodes MSLSLNLHTYPTFARSPLPTKVRPMVFMAWAPHSNSMVVDKPRVPSVQMTPWKREIFKSLDGWARENILVHIKSVEQSWQPNDLLPDPISEGFQEQVKELRERAKEIPDEYFVVLVGDMLTEEALPSNMAMLNRPSDIRDETGADPTAWATWTRAWAAEENRHGDLLNKYLYLSGRVDMKQIEKTIQYMIGAGMDNRTGNDSYSTYIYTSFQERATFISHANTAKLAQQYGDKNLAQVCGNIASDEKRHATAYTKIVEKLMEIDTDATVIAFAEMMRKKIQMPGHFMFDGSDNLLFRNFTAAASRIV; translated from the exons ATGAGTCTTAGTCTCAATCTCCACACTTACCCCACTTTTGCAAGATCTCCATTACCGACCAAGGTCAGACCAATGGTTTTCATGGCTTGGGCACCCCACTCCAACTCCAT GGTGGTGGATAAACCTAGGGTTCCAAGTGTTCAAATGACTCCATGGAAACGAGAAATATTCAAGTCCCTTGATGGCTGGGCTAGGGAAAACATTCTTGTTCACATCAAATCCGTCGAGCAGTCATGGCAACCAAATGATTTATTGCCAGACCCAATTTCTGAAGGATTTCAAGAACAAGTGAAGGAGTTAAGAGAACGAGCCAAGGAGATCCCGGATGAGTACTTTGTCGTGTTGGTTGGAGATATGCTAACAGAAGAGGCACTTCCATCAAACATGGCTATGTTAAATAGACCAAGTGACATTAGGGATGAGACAGGTGCAGATCCCACGGCTTGGGCAACATGGACTCGGGCATGGGCTGCTGAGGAGAATAGACATGGTGATCTGCTCAACAAGTACCTTTACTTGTCTGGCCGGGTTGATATGAAGCAGATTGAAAAGACTATACAGTATATGATTGGTGCTGGAATG GATAATAGGACAGGAAACGATTCCTActctacatatatatatacatctttCCAAGAAAGGGCTACTTTCATTTCCCATGCAAACACAGCCAAACTAGCCCAACAATACGGTGACAAAAACCTTGCTCAAGTGTGCGGCAACATAGCCTCTGATGAGAAGCGTCATGCGACCGCATACACTAAAATAGTAGAGAAGCTAATGGAGATCGATACGGATGCCACAGTCATAGCATTTGCAGAAATGATGAGGAAGAAAATACAAATGCCAGGGCACTTTATGTTCGATGGTTCTGACAATCTTCTTTTCAGAAACTTTACAGCAGCTGCAAGcagaattgtttag
- the LOC141673332 gene encoding palmitoyl-[acyl-carrier-protein] 4-desaturase, chloroplastic-like, producing the protein MMRKKIQMPGHFMFDGSDNLLFRNFTAAASRIGVYTAGDYCEVLEFLVDKWKIERLAGLSDEGRKAQEYVCKFAQRIRKIGEIIKWKKEKKAAVPVSFSWISNRELMI; encoded by the coding sequence ATGATGAGGAAGAAAATACAAATGCCAGGGCACTTTATGTTCGATGGTTCTGACAATCTTCTTTTCAGAAACTTTACAGCAGCTGCAAGCAGAATTGGGGTCTACACTGCAGGGGATTATTGTGAGGTACTGGAGTTTCTTGTGGATAAATGGAAAATTGAGAGGCTTGCAGGGCTGTCAGATGAAGGACGAAAGGCTCAAGAATATGTTTGTAAATTTGCTCAAAGGATAAGGAAAATTGGAGAAATAATTAAGtggaagaaggaaaagaaagctGCGGTGCCTGTTTCTTTCAGTTGGATTTCTAATCGTGAACTGATGATTTAA